A section of the Candidatus Zixiibacteriota bacterium genome encodes:
- a CDS encoding DUF1801 domain-containing protein yields the protein MAKEQIAHDVDQYLAALPPDTCTMLEKLRDTIKAAAPEAEELISYRIPTYKYHGMLVHFLANEKYCSFVVTSKTTIEQFKTELAGYKISGTTIHFTLDKPLPASLVKKIVRARLKENESKR from the coding sequence ATGGCAAAAGAACAAATCGCCCATGATGTCGACCAGTACCTCGCCGCCCTCCCGCCCGACACCTGCACCATGCTCGAGAAACTCCGCGACACTATCAAAGCCGCCGCGCCGGAAGCCGAAGAACTCATCAGTTATCGCATCCCGACTTACAAATACCACGGCATGCTCGTGCATTTTCTGGCGAACGAGAAGTACTGCAGCTTCGTCGTGACCAGCAAAACGACAATCGAGCAGTTCAAAACCGAACTTGCCGGCTACAAAATCTCCGGGACCACCATTCACTTCACGCTCGACAAACCGCTCCCCGCATCGCTGGTGAAGAAAATCGTCAGAGCCCGCCTGAAAGAAAACGAATCCAAAAGATAG